GGTTGCGTCCAAAGCGGGAGTCAGCTACTTGCCGTATGTGGAGCCAGAACACGGCGACGGCAGCGGCCTGCTGAAACGGATCGCGAAAGATGCGTGCGTGGTCGTCACGGATGATTTCCCCTGCTTCTTTCTGCCCCGAATGGTCAAGGCAGTGGCCGATCGGTTGCCGGTGAAGCTGGAAGCCGTTGATTCCAATGGCATCTATCCGATGCGACATACTGATCGCATTTTCACGCGGGCATTTTCTTTTCGCAACCACTTACAGAAAACGCTGACTCCGTTTCTTGAAGACTTTCCCGTCCGCGATCCGCTTTCGCACAAATCGCTCAACAAGCAGGATTGCATCCCGAAGGATGTTACGAAACGATGGCCGCCGGCCAGTGACAAACTTCTTTCTGCCAGTGCGGACGTGCTCGCTGAGTTTCCGATCGACCAGACGGTTGGGCCCGCCTTTCTGGACGGTGGAGAAGTCGCCGCTCGAAAACAGACGAATGCGTTCGTTAAGAAGCGTCTGGAACGCTATGCGGATGATCGCAACCAACCCGACGACGATCCCAGCAGCGGACTGTCACCGTATCTGCACTTCGGCCACATTTCCGCTCACGAGGTCTTCCAGAAGGTTGCCGCCAGCGAAGAATGGTCGACCGGCGACTTGAATGACGTGAAGAAGACGAAGGGCAGCCGATCCGGTTGGTGGGGCATGTCACCTGCCGCTGAATCGTTTCTTGATGAACTGATTACCTGGCGGGAGATTGGCTACAACGCATGTTGCCATGATAAGAATTATGCAGAGTACGATTCGCTTCCGGACTTCGCGAAGACCACTTTGGAGGAGCACGCTGACGACGAACGCGAATTTATCTATTCGCACGAAGAATTTCAGAACGCAGCCACGCATGACGAAATCTGGAACGCCGCTCAATCACAGCTTGTTACCGAAGGTCGCATGCACAACTATCTGCGGATGCTGTGGGGCAAGAAAATTCTCGAATGGACGGAGACGCCTCAGCAGGCGCTCGACATCATGATCGATCTAAACAATCGCTATGCCGTCGATGGCCGAAACCCGAATTCCTATTCCGGTATCTTCTGGGTGCTGGGCCGCTATGATCGAGCCTGGGGGCCGGAGCGTCCGGTGTTCGGAAAGATTCGCTTCATGAGCTCCGACAGTACTCGGAAGAAGCTAAAGTTGAAGGGTTACCTCGAACGTTATTCGCCGAGTGATGGCGATTAGAGCAGTTTCTCTCTTGCTGTGGACAACCCGGGCTCGTGCGAAACAGCCTTCATCGACTGAAACGCTTATGCCGCAGCCAGAAGTCAGCGAAACACGCTGTAGCTGTTTCGCGCGACGAGTCGTCGCTTCGTTGATCTCGATTTAGCGGCAAGCCGGCAACCAGTGACCAAACTTCAGCCCGCGACTGCCGAACGTGGGCCGGCGACTATCACGGTTGATCGAGGACGCTGCGGATTTGTTGCTGGAGATCTGCGATCAGGAATGGCTTCTGAAGAAAAGCCGTGCGAGTTGTTTCGATCGTTTGGTGGATCTGTTCGTCGTCGCTGTAGCCGGACATAAACAACACGCCGATATCCGGCCTTCGCTCAGTCAATTTCTCTGCCAGTTCGCGACCGGACATCAGCGGCATGATTAGGTCGGTCAGCAACAGGTCGATGCGGGTTTTCGCATTGGTCGCGACTTCCAACGCATGTTCACCATTGACCGCTTCAAGAACCTTGTACCCACACCGTTCGAGTGCCATCTTCGTCATACGGCGGACGGGGTGTTCGTCTTCAACCAAAAGGACGGTTTCACCGCCGCGGTCAGAACTGGCTGGTTCCAACAGGCTGACCGGCGCAGCGGTCGCATCAGTCACGGGAAGGTCAACGCAACCGACTGCATTGCTGCTGCCATCATTCTCTATACTGATCCGGCCATGGTATTGCTGCACAATCCCATAAACTGCGGCGAGTCCCAGACCGGTTCCTTCAGTTTGTTTGTCCGACGAGAAGAACGGGCCGAATACATGCTGGCCCACGTCGGGGGCAACACTTGGGCCACCGGCTGTCACCGTAATTCTCACATAACGTTGCTCTGCCCCATCCGGGACTACTTCAGTGGTTGTTGACACCACGAGTTGGCCAGCCGAAGGCAGCGCATCTCGGGCATTGGCGATAAGACTTATGACCAGTTGTTCTAGCTGGCTGCGGTCTGCTTTGACGGAGCCAACCTTCGGGTCAAGGTGACTGCACAGGTCGACACTCGATCCAAACAGGTGCCGTACTAACGGCTCAAGGTCACGAATCACATCGTTTAAGCGAAGCACTTCCGGAGGCGGTGTCTGCTTTCGCCTGAACGTTACGATCTGATGCGCCAATGCGGCAGCGCGATTGCCAGCATCGTGAATTTGCTTCGCTACGTCTTTTTGCCCCGGAGAGCTTTCTGCGCTGTTCAGCAGAAAGTCACTAAACCCAATGATGACTGTCATGAGGTTGTTGAAGTCATGAGCGATCACACCCGCGAGTCGTCCAGTGGCTTCCAGTTTTTGAGCCTCTCGCAGATCTTCTTCCATCTGACGCCGCTGCGTGACGTCACGAAAGATGAGTACGCTGCCTGTGACGCGGCCCTTTGCATCCCGAACCGAAGACGCGTGGTTCTCGATGAATCGTTCAGTTCCGTCGTCACAGATCAGAAGGCCGCCGTCGGACAGCGGCGTACTCTCGCCAGTACGCAACGTTAACAAAGCGGGATTGGTTACCGGCTGGCGGGCTTCGGCAGATACAGGTTGGAAAACTTCGCGCAGCGCACAACCGACAGCGTCTTTCTGGTTCCAACCAGTGAGCTCTTCTGCCACAAGGTTCATCGAACGGATAATTCCCTGATCGTCCGTCGCGATCACGCCGTCGCCGATACTGTTAAGCGTCGTCGTGAGCCACGCCTGGTGCTCTCGCATTCGCGCCTCACAACTGTGGCGGTGTCGAACAATTTCGATGGCTGTTTGCAGATCATGGTCTGTGTAAGGCCGTGACACATAACTGAAAGGTGCACTGATCTCGGCACACTCCAGCGCTGCATCGTCCGGATCGGCGGTCAGGTAAACCACAGGGATGTCCGCGTCCCGACGAATCAACTCCGCCGCTTCCATGCCATCAATGCCACCTTCGAGATGAATATTCATCAGGATGATGCCGGGCTCTGTTTTCAATGCCATCCGAACAGCATCGTCACCGGACGTCGCCAGTCCCGCGATGCTGTATCCCAGTGCTTTCAGGCGTTCTGCGATTCCTGTGGCATGAGTCGTGTTATCTTCAACAACCAGAATGGAAATTGCAGGCTCAGCTTCTGCGCTCACGAACATGAATCTCCTGGTTGGTCTCTGGATTGATGCCTGCAAGCCGAATCACGTTACTCGTACCGAAGTCCAGCGATTTCGACATTGTCGGCCGTATGCCGCACCAGCCTATTCGCCAATCGAGCCTTTAAGCGGTCGATTGTTTAGAAAGTTTACAATCCCCGGCATTCTCACGCCATCCTCGGCCTCGGTCATCCCACGATAGCACGGAGAATGATTGCCTGTCTTCCGACAGGTCCGCCGTGCAGACGCGAAGTAAAGGGCTACTAATGTGAAGTCATACCAGCGGTATTGCGAAGTCTTAATTTTTGATCTGATCGGAATCGGGGCCAGATGAGCGGCCCCACATGTTTGTAACCTCTTGCAGCTGCTCCAGAGAAAATGGTTTTGGAAGGCTGCCCTTGAAGCCGTACGCCTTGCAATCGGCCATCACCGGATCTTCTGCGTAGCCGCTGGCGCATAGCACGCACGCATCCGGATTCAGCAGCAAAATGTGCTGCACTGCTTCCTTGCCGCCCATGCTGCCGGGGATCGTTAGGTCCATGATGACTACGTCAAATGGAGCTTCGTTGCGGAGCGATTCCCAGTACGCCGTAATCGCCTGGTCGGCGTTGCAGACAGTTCGGACTTCACACCCCATTCCTTCAAGCATTTGCGTTGTCACGGTTCTTACCGTGGGCTCGTCATCCATGACCAGAACTCGAGGCGGCCGCTCTTTCAGCTGTGGCTTGAGTTGCGTTGAAGTCTTCTCTGCAGCAACTTTTTTCGCAGCGGGAAGATGAACGGTAAACGTCGTGCCTTCCCCCATTTTTGAAGTGACGCCAATGTGTCCGTTGTGGCGGTCAACGATGGAATGGCATGTCGCCAAACCCAACCCGTGTCCCTGCGACTTTGTGGTGAAATAAGGAGCAAAAATGCGGTCCAGGATATCCGTCGGGATTCCTGTCCCTCCATCATGGAATTCGATTTTCACGTAACGCCCGGATTTCAGGTGAGGATGCTGGCCGTCGCTAAGTTCCACGTTCTGCAGTGAGATCGAAAGCTTTCCTCCTGTCGACATCGCCTGTCTCGCGTTGATCGCCAGATTGGAAAACACCTGTTGTAGCTGCCCGACGTCGCCGGATACGTTCCACAAGTCTTCGGGAACCTGCAAAGCAATCTCGACATTGCTGCCGGACAGGTCGAAGGCAGTCACCTCGCGAATCATTGGAGCGAGATTCACGACCTCCATGATTGGGGCGCCGCCCTTGGAAAACGTCAGCAGTTGCTGCGTCAGTCGTTTCGCACGCTCCATCGAATGCTCGGCTTCCGCCAGGAATTCGGCGGCGGGGTTATTTTCCGGCAGCACAGTTCGCGCTAGCGAGACGTGCCCGAAAATACCTGTCAACACGTTGTTGAAGTCGTGAGCAATTCCCCCGGCCAGCGTTCCCAGACTTTCGAGGTGCGCCAATCGTTGCAGCTCTTCTTCGGCATGTTTCCGGTCAGTGACGTCGAAAACGATTGTGTGTAGTAACTGCTGTTCACCGACCTGTACAGGCCCGGTGGAAATCTGCACATCGCGGACTTCCCCGGAAGCCTTTCGATGTTGAAATTCGAAAGTCGCGTTTTCGCCGGCTCGGGCCTGTCGCAAACGTTCGCGGACGCCGCTTTCGTTTAACGTGTTGATATCCCAGATGTGCAGCCTGGACAGTTCATCGGAGGTATAGCCGTAGAAACGACTCGCCGCAGAATTGGCTTCGACGATTCTCCCGGTGTCAGGGTCGATCAGCAGTTTTACGGCGCTGCTGTTTTCGAAGATGTCACGGTAGCGAGTTTCGCTCTCACGCAGCCGCTGTTCCGTTTCTTTACGCGACGTGATGTCCTGATGGATTCCGGAAATCAGCAGCGGTCGCCCGTCGGGATCGCGTTCCACAACTTTGCCGCGATCGAAGACCCAGATCCACGATCCGTTGCGGTGCTTCATTTGAACTTCGTGTTCGTAGTGATCGCGTTTTCCGCTGAAGCATTCGCGCAGCAAGCGTCGAGCGTCTTCGATGCTGTCGGGATGGTACAGCGCCATCCATGTGTCTTCGTCGAATGAGGGGGCTTCTGTCGGAGGGTATCCCAAAATGGCTTCCCACCTTTCGCCAAAGGTGAGTCGTCCGGTGGCAACGTACCATTGCCAATCGCCTACGCGGGTACCAGCCAAAACTTCGGCCAGTCGAAGGCGTTCTGCCTTCAGCTGTTCTTCTGCCACGCGCCGTTCGGTGATGTCCTGAAACGTCCCTCGCAGTCGAATCGTTCTTCCGTTTTCGACGATCGGAGTGCAAATGCTGCGAGTATATCTGGCATTGCCTTTGGCGGTCGTTAAACGCAGCTGCAAATCGTATGGCTGGCCGAAGGCGAAGGCTTTGCTAATGGCTGTAGACAAAGTTGTTCGGTCATCCGGATGGAAAAAACGAAGAGCGTCCTCCAGCGGCGGCGTGCCATCAGCAGGCAATTCGTGAATGCGGAAGGTTTCTTTGGTCCAGGTCACCTCGCCAGTGCGTGCGTCCAGTTCCCAGCCGCCGACCTTGGCCATTTGAGCCGTCGCTTCGAGCAGTTCTTCAGACCGCCATTGAACGGTCGCACGATTCACCGGCTGCAGCACCAACAACAACTGCTGCTGTGATTCACCGTCGGCTGGGACGATTCCGCTTAGGCTTGATACTTCGAAACTGCCACCGCATTCGCTGGAGACGATCAGGCGGTCAGCGACAAAATCCGCCGCAGTCACGCGTTCGCTCAAGTAACGACTGAGATGCGAACCTACGCCAGGGTATGTTAAGACGGCGTCCAGCGTCCGATCGACCGGTTCGCCATCAAACAGCGTCGTGTTTTTACGTGATGCGCCGTTCGCAAACACGATGCGTCCGTGCGTGCTTACCACAATGGCGGGTGCCTGAATGGCATCGATTAGCGAAAATTGGCTATGGGAAGAGCTTCCCATGATTTACTCCGGCAGATCCGCTCCGATGACGGGGACTTTAAGCTAGTGGCAGACCTCTTGTAGCGACAACGGCACCCATTGTTAAGCACCTTTACTACTGCGTAGGTCAATATGTCTTCCTTAGACACGTCGACGACATTTACCAACAAAGTTATCGAATTCCGGCCCCCGCCTCGCAGGAATTTACGACGAATTCGGCTTTAACGGTGCATCCCAAACTACCGGGAATTTATTGGATCGACGTCCACAGCCATCTCGACGCTGTCCGGCAGCTTTAACTTTCCTTCCACCCGCTGCCACAGCAGCTTGACGCGTTCATGCGACGGCGCCGCAATCTGAAGATGGAAGCGGTAATAGCCGCGCAGGCGGGTGATCGGTGCGGGAGCGGCCCCCAGAATTCTGGCTTCGGGGTCAAGATCCTTCGCGACCGTTCGCAATTTGTTCGCAACCTCGCGAGCGGTTTCGCAAACCTGCGGCTCCGACATGCCTCGAAAGATGACTCGCGTGACAGTGCTAAACGGCGGAGCACCCGTTTCTTTGCGCTGTTGCAGTTCATGGTAGGCGAAGCCCATGAAGTCGTGTTTTGATGCATACTTAATCGACGGTGCGTCGGCATTGGTAGTCTGCACGAGTACTCGACCGCCGCGACTGCTGCGGCCGGTTCGACCGGCGACCTGAGCGATCAATTGAAACGTTCGTTCCGACGCGCGCATGTCTGGCTGATTTAGCATACTGTCGGCATCGATGACACCAACCAGCGTGACGTTGGGAAAGTCTAACCCTTTGGCAATCATCTGAGTGCCCAGCAGGATTTCCACCTCGCCGTGCCGAAACTTCTCCAACGCTTCATCGTGGCTGCCGGGCTTCCTCATCGAATCGCTGTCCATCCGCAGCACTCTTGCTGCGGGAAACGCGGCGGCGACTTCTGCTTCCAGTTTCTGAGTTCCCGTGCCGAAGTATCGCACGGCTGCGCTTTCACACGTGGGACATTTTTCTGGAGCCGGGATGCTGTAGTCGCAACTGTGGCACACGGCTTCCGCTCGATCGCGATGCCACGTTAGCGTGATGTCGCAGTCGGGACACTTCACACCCGTACCGCAACTGCGACACCAAACCGTCGGCGAATAACCGCGCAGGTTCAGAAACAGAATGACCTGTCCCTTCTCATTTAACGCACGACCAATGGATGTGAAGAGGGCTCGCCCCAGCGACGAACCTTTGCCAATGCGTGGATCGTTGCGAGTGTCGACAACCACAACCGGCGGCAGAGGCAATTCGGCAACTCGATCAGGCATCGACAACAGCGTGTCCTGCCGCCTAGTCGCTCGCAGCCATGATTCGAGCGTAGGCGTGGCCGATCCCAGCAACAATGGAACACGTTCCTGCATGCAGCGATAACGCGCGACTTCACGCGCATGATATCGTGGTGTGGAATCCTGCTTAAAAGTCGGTTCGTGTTCTTCGTCGATTACAATCAGGCCCAGGTTTGGCGTTGGCGCGAAGACGGCGCTGCGAGCGCCCACCACCACTTCAATTTGTCCCTGAGCAATCTGCTGCCATTGCCAGTGCCGTTCGGAATCCGTCATGTGACTGTGCAGCACGGCGACCGATTTAAAGCGGCAGCGAAAGCGTCGAATCGTTTGCGGCGTCAGACTGATCTCCGGTACCAGCACAATTGCCTGCCGGCCGTAACTAACGATCTCACGGATCGACCGAATATAAACCTCCGTCTTGCCGCTGCCGGTCACGCCGTGCAAAAGCATCGTGCTGTGTTCACCTGATCGAACGGCAGACAGAATCTTGTCCAGGGTTTGCTGCTGCTGTGAGTTCAGAATCAGGTCTTCCGTTTGAACGGCATCTTCCAGCATCTCGCCGCTCACTTCCGACCGAATTCGCAGCGCCGTGACGATCCCCTTTTTGCGCAAAGCGGTAATCGGTCCGGGGCCACATTCGGCGAGTTCGCACAGCCGAGTTGCCGCGACTGGTTCGGTGAATTCTCGTAGCACATCGACGACAGTTTGCTGCTTCTTGGGAAGCTTGCCTGCTTCAATCAGCTGATCGGCTTTGCTCGAAAGTTCAAACGACTGAACCAGGCGTGTTCCGCTTTTCCGGCGAACGCCGGCTGGAATCACGCTGTCCAAAACCTGTCCCCAGCCACACAGATAGCGTTCGCCGATCCAGTGAGTCAGCTTCAGCATCACGTCGTTCAACAACGGCTCGCTGTCCAGCACTTCGTGGATTGGCTTCAGTTTGCGAATCGCGCTTTCGGCCTGGCGTACGTTCACGCAGTACCCGACGACGGTACGATTGCCCCGCCCCAACGGCGCTTTGACTCGCATACCGGCTTTCAGCAGTTCGCGAAATTCGTCCGGAATGCTGTATGTGTACGGCTTTTCGAGCGGCAGGTTGAAGACAACTTCCGCTACCTGCAAATCTTCCGCTGCCGCCTGCT
This DNA window, taken from Fuerstiella marisgermanici, encodes the following:
- a CDS encoding PAS domain-containing hybrid sensor histidine kinase/response regulator, whose product is MGSSSHSQFSLIDAIQAPAIVVSTHGRIVFANGASRKNTTLFDGEPVDRTLDAVLTYPGVGSHLSRYLSERVTAADFVADRLIVSSECGGSFEVSSLSGIVPADGESQQQLLLVLQPVNRATVQWRSEELLEATAQMAKVGGWELDARTGEVTWTKETFRIHELPADGTPPLEDALRFFHPDDRTTLSTAISKAFAFGQPYDLQLRLTTAKGNARYTRSICTPIVENGRTIRLRGTFQDITERRVAEEQLKAERLRLAEVLAGTRVGDWQWYVATGRLTFGERWEAILGYPPTEAPSFDEDTWMALYHPDSIEDARRLLRECFSGKRDHYEHEVQMKHRNGSWIWVFDRGKVVERDPDGRPLLISGIHQDITSRKETEQRLRESETRYRDIFENSSAVKLLIDPDTGRIVEANSAASRFYGYTSDELSRLHIWDINTLNESGVRERLRQARAGENATFEFQHRKASGEVRDVQISTGPVQVGEQQLLHTIVFDVTDRKHAEEELQRLAHLESLGTLAGGIAHDFNNVLTGIFGHVSLARTVLPENNPAAEFLAEAEHSMERAKRLTQQLLTFSKGGAPIMEVVNLAPMIREVTAFDLSGSNVEIALQVPEDLWNVSGDVGQLQQVFSNLAINARQAMSTGGKLSISLQNVELSDGQHPHLKSGRYVKIEFHDGGTGIPTDILDRIFAPYFTTKSQGHGLGLATCHSIVDRHNGHIGVTSKMGEGTTFTVHLPAAKKVAAEKTSTQLKPQLKERPPRVLVMDDEPTVRTVTTQMLEGMGCEVRTVCNADQAITAYWESLRNEAPFDVVIMDLTIPGSMGGKEAVQHILLLNPDACVLCASGYAEDPVMADCKAYGFKGSLPKPFSLEQLQEVTNMWGRSSGPDSDQIKN
- a CDS encoding deoxyribodipyrimidine photolyase, which gives rise to MAAVDELRIENCNQADVNSDGQYVVYWMIANRRLHYNFSLQRAVEWAVELKKPLLIFEALRCGYEWASVRLHRFVLQGMADNKAVASKAGVSYLPYVEPEHGDGSGLLKRIAKDACVVVTDDFPCFFLPRMVKAVADRLPVKLEAVDSNGIYPMRHTDRIFTRAFSFRNHLQKTLTPFLEDFPVRDPLSHKSLNKQDCIPKDVTKRWPPASDKLLSASADVLAEFPIDQTVGPAFLDGGEVAARKQTNAFVKKRLERYADDRNQPDDDPSSGLSPYLHFGHISAHEVFQKVAASEEWSTGDLNDVKKTKGSRSGWWGMSPAAESFLDELITWREIGYNACCHDKNYAEYDSLPDFAKTTLEEHADDEREFIYSHEEFQNAATHDEIWNAAQSQLVTEGRMHNYLRMLWGKKILEWTETPQQALDIMIDLNNRYAVDGRNPNSYSGIFWVLGRYDRAWGPERPVFGKIRFMSSDSTRKKLKLKGYLERYSPSDGD
- the priA gene encoding replication restart helicase PriA, whose product is MSDQQGLFEFADLPEWEQAAAEDLQVAEVVFNLPLEKPYTYSIPDEFRELLKAGMRVKAPLGRGNRTVVGYCVNVRQAESAIRKLKPIHEVLDSEPLLNDVMLKLTHWIGERYLCGWGQVLDSVIPAGVRRKSGTRLVQSFELSSKADQLIEAGKLPKKQQTVVDVLREFTEPVAATRLCELAECGPGPITALRKKGIVTALRIRSEVSGEMLEDAVQTEDLILNSQQQQTLDKILSAVRSGEHSTMLLHGVTGSGKTEVYIRSIREIVSYGRQAIVLVPEISLTPQTIRRFRCRFKSVAVLHSHMTDSERHWQWQQIAQGQIEVVVGARSAVFAPTPNLGLIVIDEEHEPTFKQDSTPRYHAREVARYRCMQERVPLLLGSATPTLESWLRATRRQDTLLSMPDRVAELPLPPVVVVDTRNDPRIGKGSSLGRALFTSIGRALNEKGQVILFLNLRGYSPTVWCRSCGTGVKCPDCDITLTWHRDRAEAVCHSCDYSIPAPEKCPTCESAAVRYFGTGTQKLEAEVAAAFPAARVLRMDSDSMRKPGSHDEALEKFRHGEVEILLGTQMIAKGLDFPNVTLVGVIDADSMLNQPDMRASERTFQLIAQVAGRTGRSSRGGRVLVQTTNADAPSIKYASKHDFMGFAYHELQQRKETGAPPFSTVTRVIFRGMSEPQVCETAREVANKLRTVAKDLDPEARILGAAPAPITRLRGYYRFHLQIAAPSHERVKLLWQRVEGKLKLPDSVEMAVDVDPINSR
- a CDS encoding hybrid sensor histidine kinase/response regulator, whose translation is MSAEAEPAISILVVEDNTTHATGIAERLKALGYSIAGLATSGDDAVRMALKTEPGIILMNIHLEGGIDGMEAAELIRRDADIPVVYLTADPDDAALECAEISAPFSYVSRPYTDHDLQTAIEIVRHRHSCEARMREHQAWLTTTLNSIGDGVIATDDQGIIRSMNLVAEELTGWNQKDAVGCALREVFQPVSAEARQPVTNPALLTLRTGESTPLSDGGLLICDDGTERFIENHASSVRDAKGRVTGSVLIFRDVTQRRQMEEDLREAQKLEATGRLAGVIAHDFNNLMTVIIGFSDFLLNSAESSPGQKDVAKQIHDAGNRAAALAHQIVTFRRKQTPPPEVLRLNDVIRDLEPLVRHLFGSSVDLCSHLDPKVGSVKADRSQLEQLVISLIANARDALPSAGQLVVSTTTEVVPDGAEQRYVRITVTAGGPSVAPDVGQHVFGPFFSSDKQTEGTGLGLAAVYGIVQQYHGRISIENDGSSNAVGCVDLPVTDATAAPVSLLEPASSDRGGETVLLVEDEHPVRRMTKMALERCGYKVLEAVNGEHALEVATNAKTRIDLLLTDLIMPLMSGRELAEKLTERRPDIGVLFMSGYSDDEQIHQTIETTRTAFLQKPFLIADLQQQIRSVLDQP